One Enterococcus silesiacus genomic window carries:
- a CDS encoding SorC family transcriptional regulator, whose amino-acid sequence MLDELKMIEAVAPDLLDVMQERFHILRNIYWMQPIGRRSLSDSMGITERVLRTETDFLKNLQLIETSKSGMTLTEKGLEVYQGLETVMNQLLGMHQVEKEISQYFGIKRCIVVAGNSDNQEKVLYEFGDILTDSLDLLLPDGDNIVAVMGGTTMALTAEHMGTLETEKRHNLFVPARGGIGEAMTVQANSVSAVMASKTGGHHRALYVPEQLSLETYNSLLQEPSIQEVLTLIEQSNCVVHSIGRALHMAARRKMSDDEMVMLKQNNAVAESFGYFFDEEGEVVYKIPRIGLQLKDVQKISNVVAIAGGKTKAKAIRAYMKNAPKQTWLITDEAAANEILKGATL is encoded by the coding sequence ATGCTAGATGAATTGAAAATGATTGAAGCAGTTGCTCCAGATTTGCTCGATGTAATGCAGGAAAGGTTTCATATTCTTCGTAATATTTACTGGATGCAGCCTATTGGACGTAGAAGTCTATCTGATAGTATGGGAATTACAGAACGGGTCTTGAGAACTGAGACCGATTTTCTGAAAAACTTACAACTAATAGAGACTTCAAAAAGTGGAATGACCTTAACTGAAAAAGGCTTAGAAGTTTACCAAGGATTAGAGACAGTGATGAATCAATTACTTGGCATGCATCAAGTCGAAAAAGAAATCAGCCAATATTTTGGGATCAAGCGTTGTATCGTCGTAGCAGGCAATAGTGACAATCAGGAGAAAGTACTTTATGAGTTCGGCGATATTTTGACCGATTCACTGGATCTACTCTTGCCTGATGGTGATAATATTGTCGCAGTGATGGGCGGCACGACAATGGCCTTGACCGCAGAACATATGGGGACGCTAGAGACGGAAAAAAGACATAATTTGTTTGTTCCGGCTAGAGGCGGAATCGGTGAAGCAATGACGGTTCAAGCCAATTCAGTAAGTGCCGTAATGGCAAGTAAAACGGGCGGTCACCACAGAGCACTATATGTTCCAGAGCAATTAAGTTTAGAGACATATAACTCGCTGCTGCAAGAACCATCGATTCAAGAAGTACTGACACTGATCGAACAAAGCAATTGTGTTGTTCATAGTATCGGTCGTGCGTTGCATATGGCAGCACGCCGTAAAATGTCAGATGATGAAATGGTCATGTTAAAGCAAAACAATGCTGTGGCAGAATCTTTCGGATATTTCTTTGATGAAGAAGGGGAAGTCGTTTACAAAATCCCTCGCATCGGACTTCAGTTAAAAGATGTACAAAAAATTTCAAATGTTGTTGCGATCGCAGGCGGTAAGACAAAAGCCAAAGCAATTCGCGCTTACATGAAAAATGCACCAAAACAAACGTGGCTCATCACAGATGAAGCTGCTGCAAATGAGATTTTAAAAGGGGCAACCCTTTAA
- a CDS encoding glyceraldehyde-3-phosphate dehydrogenase (NAD-dependent; catalyzes the formation of 3-phospho-D-glyceroyl phosphate from D-glyceraldehyde 3-phosphate; active during glycolysis) codes for MTVKVGINGFGRIGRLAFRRIQDVAGIEVVAINDLTDAKMLAHLLKYDTTQGRFNGTVEVHDGSFNVNGKEVKVLANRNPEELPWGDLGVDIVLECTGFFTSKEKAELHLKAGAKRVVISAPGGNDVPTIVYNTNHDILTGKETVISGASCTTNCLAPMAKALQDNFGVVEGLMTTIHAYTGDQMTLDGPHPGGDFRRARAAAENIVPNTTGAAKAIGLVIPELNGKLDGAAQRVPVATGSLTELVTVLDKKVTVEEVNEVMAKAANESYGYNTDEIVSSDIVGMTFGSLFDATQTKVMTVGDQQLVKTVAWYDNEMSYTAQLVRTLEYFANL; via the coding sequence ATGACAGTTAAAGTAGGTATTAATGGATTTGGACGTATCGGACGCTTAGCATTCCGTCGTATCCAAGATGTAGCAGGAATCGAAGTAGTAGCAATCAACGATTTAACAGATGCTAAAATGTTGGCTCACTTGTTAAAATATGACACAACTCAAGGACGTTTCAACGGAACTGTTGAAGTTCATGATGGATCTTTCAACGTAAACGGTAAAGAAGTTAAAGTTCTTGCTAACCGCAACCCAGAAGAATTACCATGGGGCGACTTAGGCGTAGATATCGTTCTTGAATGTACTGGATTCTTCACTTCAAAAGAAAAAGCTGAATTGCACTTAAAAGCTGGTGCTAAACGTGTTGTTATCTCTGCTCCAGGCGGAAATGACGTACCAACAATCGTTTATAACACTAACCACGATATCTTAACAGGTAAAGAAACAGTTATCTCAGGTGCTTCATGTACAACTAACTGTTTAGCTCCTATGGCTAAAGCTTTACAAGATAACTTTGGTGTTGTTGAAGGTCTTATGACTACAATCCACGCTTACACAGGTGACCAAATGACTCTTGATGGACCTCACCCAGGTGGAGACTTCCGTCGTGCACGCGCTGCAGCAGAAAACATCGTACCTAACACAACTGGTGCTGCTAAAGCAATTGGTCTAGTTATCCCTGAATTAAATGGTAAATTAGACGGAGCTGCTCAACGTGTTCCTGTAGCAACTGGTTCATTAACTGAATTAGTAACAGTTCTTGACAAAAAAGTAACTGTTGAAGAAGTAAACGAAGTGATGGCTAAAGCTGCTAACGAATCTTACGGATACAACACAGACGAAATCGTTTCTTCTGATATCGTAGGTATGACTTTCGGTTCATTATTCGATGCTACTCAAACTAAAGTAATGACTGTTGGCGATCAACAATTAGTGAAAACTGTTGCTTGGTATGACAACGAAATGTCTTATACTGCACAATTAGTTCGTACTTTAGAGTACTTCGCTAACTTATAA
- a CDS encoding phosphoglycerate kinase: protein MAKKTIKDVDLKDKKVLVRVDFNVPLKDGVITNDNRIVAALPTIQYVIDNGGKAILFSHLGRVKTEEDKAGKSLKPVAERLGELLGKPVTFVPETRGTELETAVNNMKDGDVLVFENTRFEDIDGKKESGNDAELGKYWASLGDVFVNDAFGTAHRAHASNVGIASTGIPTVAGFLMEKEIKFVGEAVTAPKRPFVAILGGAKVSDKIGVIENLISKADKILIGGGMTYTFYKAKGIEIGNSLVEEDKVALAKELIEKAGDKLVLPIDSVCANEFSNDVETVITDGEAVPEGYMGLDIGPKSIELFTKALEGAKTVVWNGPMGVFEMSNFAKGTIGVCEAIANLEDATTIIGGGDSAAAAIQLGFADKFTHISTGGGASLELLEGKELPGLAAINDK from the coding sequence ATGGCTAAAAAGACTATCAAAGATGTAGACTTAAAAGACAAAAAAGTTCTTGTACGTGTTGACTTTAACGTGCCTTTGAAAGATGGCGTGATCACAAACGATAACCGTATCGTAGCTGCACTTCCAACAATTCAATACGTGATCGACAATGGTGGGAAAGCAATTTTATTCTCTCATTTAGGTCGTGTGAAAACAGAAGAAGATAAAGCTGGCAAATCATTAAAACCAGTAGCAGAACGTTTAGGCGAATTATTGGGTAAACCAGTAACATTCGTTCCTGAAACTCGCGGCACTGAATTAGAAACAGCTGTTAACAACATGAAAGACGGCGACGTTTTAGTGTTTGAAAACACTCGTTTTGAAGATATCGACGGTAAAAAAGAAAGCGGAAATGACGCTGAATTAGGTAAATACTGGGCTTCTTTAGGCGATGTATTTGTGAATGATGCATTTGGTACGGCTCACCGTGCACACGCTTCTAACGTAGGAATTGCGTCAACTGGTATTCCAACCGTTGCTGGATTCTTAATGGAAAAAGAAATCAAATTTGTAGGTGAAGCAGTGACTGCACCAAAACGTCCATTTGTTGCTATTTTAGGTGGCGCAAAAGTTTCTGACAAAATCGGTGTTATCGAAAACTTGATCTCTAAAGCAGATAAAATCCTTATTGGCGGCGGAATGACTTATACATTCTACAAAGCAAAAGGAATCGAAATCGGTAACTCACTTGTTGAAGAAGATAAAGTTGCTTTAGCAAAAGAATTGATCGAAAAAGCTGGTGACAAACTAGTATTACCAATCGATTCAGTATGTGCTAATGAATTCAGCAATGATGTTGAAACAGTCATCACTGATGGCGAAGCTGTACCTGAAGGCTACATGGGCTTAGACATTGGACCTAAATCAATTGAATTGTTCACTAAAGCATTAGAAGGTGCAAAAACAGTTGTTTGGAACGGACCAATGGGCGTATTTGAAATGAGCAACTTTGCTAAAGGAACAATCGGTGTTTGTGAAGCAATCGCTAACTTAGAAGACGCAACAACAATCATCGGCGGTGGAGACTCTGCTGCAGCTGCAATCCAATTAGGCTTTGCTGACAAATTCACGCACATCTCAACTGGTGGGGGCGCAAGCTTAGAATTGTTAGAAGGTAAAGAATTACCTGGGTTAGCAGCAATTAATGATAAATAG
- the tpiA gene encoding triose-phosphate isomerase (Reversibly isomerizes the ketone sugar dihydroxyacetone phosphate to the aldehyde sugar glyceraldehyde-3-phosphate) gives MRKPIIAGNWKMNKTASEAKAFAEAVKTKIPANSSVDSVIGSPALFLQELVEAAKGTELKISAQNCYWENSGAFTGETSPAALADLGVDYVIIGHSERREYFHETDEDINKKAKAIFANNMTPIFCCGESLETYEASKTAEWIEGQITNGLVGLSNEQVSSMVIAYEPIWAIGTGKSADANIADEICGVVRSTVEKLYGKEVSEAVRIQYGGSVKPENIAEYMAKENVDGALVGGASLEAESFLALLDAVK, from the coding sequence ATGCGTAAACCAATTATCGCTGGTAACTGGAAAATGAACAAAACTGCTTCAGAAGCGAAAGCTTTTGCAGAAGCAGTCAAAACAAAAATTCCTGCAAATAGTTCAGTAGATTCTGTTATCGGTTCTCCTGCTTTATTCTTACAAGAATTAGTAGAAGCAGCTAAAGGAACTGAATTAAAAATCTCTGCACAAAACTGTTACTGGGAAAACTCAGGTGCCTTCACTGGTGAAACATCTCCAGCAGCACTTGCTGACTTAGGTGTTGACTATGTAATTATCGGTCACTCTGAACGTCGTGAGTATTTCCATGAAACAGACGAAGACATCAACAAAAAAGCGAAAGCAATCTTTGCAAACAACATGACACCAATCTTCTGTTGTGGTGAATCTTTGGAAACCTACGAAGCAAGCAAAACTGCTGAATGGATCGAAGGCCAAATCACAAATGGTTTAGTTGGTTTATCAAATGAGCAAGTATCCTCAATGGTCATTGCTTATGAACCAATCTGGGCAATCGGAACTGGTAAATCTGCTGATGCAAACATCGCTGATGAAATCTGTGGTGTGGTACGTTCAACAGTTGAAAAATTATACGGTAAAGAAGTATCAGAAGCTGTACGTATTCAATACGGCGGTTCTGTAAAACCAGAAAATATTGCTGAATATATGGCAAAAGAAAACGTTGATGGTGCTTTAGTCGGCGGAGCAAGTCTTGAAGCTGAATCATTCTTAGCTTTGTTAGATGCAGTTAAATAA
- the eno gene encoding enolase (catalyzes the formation of phosphoenolpyruvate from 2-phospho-D-glycerate in glycolysis) — MSIITDVYAREVLDSRGNPTIEVEVYTESGAFGRGMVPSGASTGEYEAVELRDGDKSRYLGKGVVKAVDNVNNIIAEAIIGYDVRDQMAIDKAMIELDGTPNKGKLGANAILGVSIAVARAAADYLEIPLYHYLGGFNTKVLPTPMMNIINGGSHADNSIDFQEFMIMPVGAPTFKEALRYGAEVFHALAGILKARGLATSVGDEGGFAPNLGSNEEGFEVIIEAIEKAGYVPGKDIVLAMDAAASEFYDKEKGVYVLADSGEGEKTTEEMIQFYTDLVAKYPIISIEDGLDENDWDGFKKMTEVMGDKVQLVGDDLFVTNTTKLAEGIEKGIANSILIKVNQIGTLTETFEAIEMAKEAGYTAVVSHRSGETEDSTISDIAVATNAGQIKTGSLSRTDRIAKYNQLLRIEDQLGEVAEYKGLKSFYNLKNK, encoded by the coding sequence ATGTCAATTATTACTGATGTTTACGCACGCGAAGTCTTAGACTCACGCGGTAACCCAACAATCGAAGTAGAAGTATACACTGAAAGCGGTGCTTTTGGTCGTGGAATGGTTCCATCTGGAGCTTCAACTGGTGAATACGAAGCAGTTGAATTACGTGATGGCGACAAATCTCGTTACTTAGGTAAAGGGGTTGTTAAAGCAGTTGACAACGTTAATAACATCATCGCTGAAGCAATCATTGGCTACGATGTACGTGACCAAATGGCTATCGACAAAGCAATGATCGAATTAGATGGAACTCCTAACAAAGGTAAATTAGGTGCAAACGCTATTCTTGGTGTTTCAATCGCTGTAGCTCGTGCTGCTGCTGATTACCTAGAAATTCCTTTATACCACTACTTAGGCGGATTCAATACTAAAGTATTGCCAACTCCAATGATGAACATCATCAATGGCGGATCTCATGCTGACAACAGTATCGACTTCCAAGAATTCATGATCATGCCTGTAGGCGCTCCTACATTCAAAGAAGCATTACGTTATGGTGCTGAAGTATTCCACGCATTAGCTGGAATCTTAAAAGCTCGCGGTTTAGCTACTTCTGTAGGTGACGAAGGTGGATTCGCTCCTAACCTTGGTTCAAACGAAGAAGGTTTTGAAGTAATCATCGAAGCAATCGAAAAAGCTGGCTATGTACCTGGTAAAGATATCGTTCTTGCAATGGATGCTGCAGCTTCAGAATTTTACGATAAAGAAAAAGGTGTTTACGTTTTAGCTGATTCAGGCGAAGGCGAAAAAACAACTGAAGAAATGATCCAATTCTATACTGACTTAGTTGCTAAATACCCAATCATCTCTATCGAAGATGGATTAGATGAAAATGACTGGGATGGCTTCAAGAAAATGACTGAAGTTATGGGCGATAAAGTTCAATTAGTTGGTGACGATCTATTCGTTACAAACACAACTAAATTAGCTGAAGGTATTGAAAAAGGCATTGCTAACTCAATCCTAATCAAAGTAAACCAAATCGGTACTTTAACTGAAACATTTGAAGCTATTGAAATGGCTAAAGAAGCTGGCTACACTGCAGTTGTATCTCACCGTTCTGGTGAAACAGAAGATTCAACAATCTCTGATATCGCTGTTGCAACAAATGCTGGTCAAATCAAAACTGGTTCTCTAAGCCGTACAGACCGTATTGCTAAGTATAACCAATTATTAAGAATTGAAGACCAATTAGGCGAAGTTGCTGAATATAAAGGTTTGAAATCTTTCTACAACTTAAAAAACAAATAA
- a CDS encoding aldehyde dehydrogenase — MKQSDLQVIMKKQRTFFYSNQTKSISFRKEKLEQLLTNIQKHEEDFYWAFEKDLKKSKVEVYATELGLVLSAIKDMLKNLDKWTKPINKPRAISSLLNKNTVFLEPFGTVYIIGPFNYPLQLTLVPLIGAIAAGNCAVVKPSSRTPNVASVIGAVLGETFDEEYVKVLSPHSIDNASVLKERMDFIFFTGSTKVGKIVMEAAAKHLTPVVLELGGKSPAIVTEQADIELAAERIIWSKLLNTGQTCIATDYVLVDEKVKKPLITALKEKIVEFYGENIQDNSDYGRIVQGSAMARFIQLIDENQQHLIYGGEYDQKTRFIAPSLFDIDLSRENSLMQEELFGPLLPICTYQQLDDAIRFVKEGEKPLALYLFSDDRAVQKQILREISFGGGGINQTILHVANDDLPFGGVGASGIGNYHGKYSIETFSHKKSVVFGRKDSMAKLIYPPYDQKKFDWIKRLL; from the coding sequence ATGAAGCAATCAGATCTCCAAGTAATAATGAAAAAACAGCGCACCTTTTTTTATTCAAACCAAACAAAATCAATTTCTTTCAGAAAAGAAAAGCTTGAGCAACTATTAACAAATATACAAAAGCACGAAGAAGATTTCTACTGGGCCTTTGAAAAAGATCTAAAAAAGTCTAAAGTAGAAGTCTATGCAACGGAGTTAGGGTTAGTTCTCTCTGCAATCAAAGATATGTTGAAGAACCTTGATAAGTGGACGAAACCGATCAATAAACCCAGAGCAATCTCTTCTTTATTAAACAAAAATACAGTTTTTTTAGAACCTTTTGGAACAGTTTACATCATTGGTCCGTTTAATTACCCACTTCAATTGACCTTGGTTCCTTTGATCGGTGCGATTGCGGCTGGTAATTGTGCGGTCGTAAAACCATCATCAAGAACGCCTAATGTCGCCTCAGTGATTGGTGCTGTTCTTGGTGAAACATTCGATGAAGAATATGTTAAAGTGCTCTCACCTCATTCAATTGATAATGCCTCAGTACTAAAAGAGCGCATGGATTTCATCTTTTTTACAGGCAGTACTAAAGTTGGAAAAATCGTAATGGAAGCAGCAGCGAAACACTTGACGCCGGTTGTCTTAGAGCTTGGCGGAAAGAGTCCTGCAATCGTTACAGAACAAGCGGATATCGAGTTGGCGGCTGAACGAATTATTTGGAGCAAGTTATTGAATACAGGTCAAACATGCATTGCCACTGATTATGTGTTGGTAGATGAAAAAGTTAAAAAGCCGCTGATTACGGCTTTAAAAGAAAAAATCGTCGAATTTTATGGAGAAAATATTCAAGACAATTCCGATTATGGCCGTATTGTTCAAGGGTCAGCGATGGCTAGATTCATCCAGTTAATCGATGAAAATCAACAACATCTGATTTATGGTGGAGAATATGATCAGAAAACCAGATTTATTGCACCTAGTTTGTTTGATATTGACTTAAGCCGAGAGAATAGTCTGATGCAAGAAGAGCTATTCGGACCACTGTTACCGATTTGCACGTATCAACAATTAGATGATGCAATCAGGTTCGTTAAAGAAGGTGAAAAGCCGTTAGCGCTCTATTTATTTTCAGATGATCGAGCTGTTCAAAAACAGATTTTACGTGAGATTTCTTTTGGCGGTGGTGGAATCAATCAAACCATTCTTCATGTAGCTAATGATGATCTACCTTTTGGCGGAGTAGGCGCATCTGGGATCGGCAATTATCATGGGAAATATAGTATTGAAACATTTTCTCATAAGAAATCAGTTGTTTTTGGTAGAAAAGACTCTATGGCAAAATTGATTTACCCTCCCTATGACCAGAAGAAATTTGATTGGATAAAGCGTTTGTTATAA
- a CDS encoding XRE family transcriptional regulator: MEFGDKIKDLRLKNQLTQEKFAIRLNVTRQAVSNWENNRNLPDLELLILISSIFHISLDELILGGNNVNNMTEKLIKDTSKTRRAKLNMITTLIGAFLLLFGCACLFIKANSVEYIDASGILHENFYLLPIGFLFIFSGLVVFLVTGIQFIIEGIRTRKEGK, encoded by the coding sequence ATGGAATTTGGAGATAAGATCAAAGACTTAAGATTAAAAAATCAGCTTACGCAGGAAAAATTTGCGATCCGTTTAAATGTAACAAGACAAGCAGTATCTAACTGGGAAAATAATCGTAATCTTCCTGACCTTGAACTGTTGATCCTAATTTCTAGTATTTTTCATATTTCGCTTGATGAATTGATTTTAGGGGGAAACAACGTGAATAATATGACTGAGAAACTAATCAAGGATACCAGCAAAACCAGACGAGCAAAATTAAACATGATCACAACCTTGATTGGCGCCTTTCTGCTGCTCTTTGGCTGTGCCTGTCTGTTTATCAAAGCAAATTCAGTAGAATATATTGATGCCTCAGGGATTTTACATGAAAATTTTTATCTTTTACCGATAGGCTTCTTATTCATTTTCTCTGGACTGGTTGTATTTTTAGTAACAGGTATCCAATTTATCATTGAGGGTATTCGTACAAGAAAAGAAGGAAAATAA
- a CDS encoding molybdenum ABC transporter substrate-binding protein has product MKTRAELKSEAKGILRGRWKDSLLMCLVPTLVSIAIALLLFFLLIIPIITFTQNNPDILNSTADYEGNSGGGGGSFVGGIIGAIFSAGISWTFLDLYRGKRQEIRPFSDAFRGFAGPVVLGIIGIFVLMSIFITLWSLLLIIPGIIKGYSYSQTYFVFYDAYEETGVRPGFLNSITRSRQLMKGYKGQLFLLDLSFIGWHILALLTLGIGYLWLTPYITATKAAFYENLPKTTTV; this is encoded by the coding sequence ATGAAAACAAGAGCTGAACTAAAAAGCGAAGCAAAAGGAATTTTACGTGGCCGCTGGAAAGATAGCTTATTAATGTGTTTGGTTCCAACATTAGTCTCAATTGCAATTGCACTTTTGTTATTCTTTTTACTAATCATACCTATTATCACTTTTACTCAAAATAATCCAGATATCTTAAACAGTACTGCAGACTACGAAGGAAACTCTGGTGGCGGCGGTGGTAGTTTTGTTGGAGGAATCATTGGCGCAATTTTCAGTGCTGGAATTTCTTGGACATTCCTAGACCTTTATAGAGGAAAAAGACAAGAAATTCGTCCATTCTCAGACGCTTTCCGTGGCTTTGCCGGACCTGTTGTTTTAGGTATCATCGGTATTTTTGTCTTAATGTCTATTTTCATTACGCTATGGTCATTATTACTGATTATCCCAGGTATCATCAAAGGTTACTCTTATTCACAAACCTATTTTGTTTTTTACGATGCCTATGAAGAAACGGGCGTACGTCCAGGGTTTCTAAATTCGATCACTCGTAGTAGACAGCTTATGAAAGGCTATAAAGGTCAATTATTCTTATTAGACTTGAGCTTTATCGGTTGGCATATCTTAGCCCTTTTAACACTAGGAATCGGCTATTTATGGCTAACACCATACATCACTGCCACAAAAGCTGCATTCTATGAGAATTTACCAAAAACAACAACTGTTTAA
- a CDS encoding two-component system response regulator, producing MSNKVSRILLIEDDASIAELQKDYLEINHMEAEIASDGLVGLNRALNEPFDLIVIDIMLPSMDGFEICRRIREKKNIPLMIVSAKKEDIDKVRGLGLGADDYMTKPFSPSELVARVEAHIKRYQLLTRTDQANDTVESGQIMIDKSARRVFVLGEEIIFTTKEFDLLLFFMEHPNRVWMKEQLFRQVWEMDELDSDIYTVVVHVGRIREKLKKGKLSEIPIETIWGSGYRFNA from the coding sequence ATGTCAAACAAAGTATCACGTATTTTATTGATCGAAGATGATGCAAGTATCGCAGAACTGCAAAAAGATTATTTAGAAATCAATCATATGGAAGCTGAGATCGCAAGTGATGGACTGGTTGGTCTAAATCGGGCGCTGAATGAACCATTTGATTTGATCGTAATCGACATCATGTTGCCTTCAATGGATGGCTTTGAAATTTGCCGACGAATTAGAGAAAAGAAAAATATCCCGCTTATGATCGTTTCTGCTAAAAAAGAGGATATCGATAAAGTCAGAGGCTTAGGGTTAGGTGCAGATGATTATATGACTAAACCATTTAGCCCAAGTGAATTAGTGGCTCGCGTAGAAGCTCATATCAAACGTTATCAATTACTGACTAGAACAGATCAAGCCAATGATACGGTAGAAAGCGGTCAAATTATGATCGATAAAAGTGCTCGTAGAGTGTTTGTTTTAGGCGAAGAGATTATTTTTACGACGAAAGAATTTGATTTATTGCTATTTTTTATGGAACATCCGAATCGAGTGTGGATGAAAGAACAGTTATTTCGCCAAGTTTGGGAGATGGATGAGCTTGATAGTGATATCTACACAGTTGTTGTTCATGTCGGCCGAATCAGAGAAAAGCTAAAAAAAGGGAAATTATCTGAAATTCCGATAGAGACTATTTGGGGCAGCGGTTATCGCTTTAATGCTTGA
- a CDS encoding HxlR family transcriptional regulator yields MKTGKENKCTVKDYGFENIEQLLTMIGGKWKIQIIYHLSENHNIRYGQLKRKIPEVSHKILSAQLKDLEKDGLISRTEHDEIIPRVEYLLTELGRSLLPIYEVFGNWCEENRNLLELRQK; encoded by the coding sequence TTGAAAACAGGAAAAGAAAATAAATGCACTGTTAAAGATTATGGTTTTGAAAATATAGAGCAATTGCTAACTATGATAGGTGGCAAATGGAAAATACAAATTATTTATCACTTGAGTGAAAATCATAACATTAGATATGGGCAACTAAAAAGAAAAATTCCTGAAGTCAGTCATAAAATATTATCAGCTCAATTGAAAGATTTAGAAAAGGACGGGCTTATTTCTAGGACAGAACACGACGAAATTATACCTAGAGTAGAATATTTGCTTACAGAACTTGGAAGGAGTCTTCTGCCTATTTATGAAGTATTTGGAAATTGGTGTGAGGAGAACAGGAACCTTTTAGAACTAAGACAAAAATAA
- a CDS encoding MFS transporter translates to MEKNGTKKTGLLLVALFLGYTMVYIDKLSVGYSLIPISTEFGLEPAAKGMIMSAFFLGYALMQIPMGLVINKVGSRIVLIGSVLGMGLFSFLFGFGTSLIMFMSLRFLTGLLAHSGYASSASKEVTMNFPPEKRTFAQGILLSSSGVAGFIGPLALSPIITNAGWKNAYMILTALAVAIAIFLIIAIPRNEKTKEKADAVATKTDKISIFVIWSDIRVWILFLSSFFINCLLYGLSSWVPSFLTGERGLDLNGAAVISSVGGLFMLVGSIGGSYVVGKFFQHKEKAVVAIMAILGAVSAFGSYYIGNLVLLSIVMGLANFFLIIAFVTMMSIPLRIFEGAKFAPSYGTLATGGILGGFVSPTLIGKLVELSNGQYISTFIFFLVVGLLTAVAIMFIKQK, encoded by the coding sequence ATGGAAAAAAATGGAACAAAGAAAACTGGGTTATTGTTAGTCGCACTGTTTTTAGGTTATACCATGGTTTACATTGACAAACTTTCTGTAGGGTATTCACTGATTCCGATTTCAACGGAATTTGGATTAGAACCAGCGGCTAAAGGGATGATCATGAGTGCTTTTTTCTTAGGATATGCACTCATGCAGATTCCGATGGGACTGGTCATCAATAAAGTAGGTTCCCGGATTGTGTTGATCGGATCAGTCTTAGGAATGGGATTATTTTCATTCTTATTTGGTTTTGGAACATCGTTGATCATGTTTATGTCGTTACGATTTTTAACAGGACTGTTAGCTCATTCTGGTTATGCGTCATCTGCAAGTAAAGAAGTTACGATGAATTTTCCACCGGAAAAACGGACCTTTGCTCAAGGAATTTTGCTGTCATCATCTGGGGTAGCAGGTTTTATTGGGCCGCTAGCGTTATCACCGATCATTACAAATGCTGGTTGGAAGAATGCGTATATGATTTTAACTGCTCTAGCTGTTGCAATTGCAATTTTTCTAATTATTGCGATTCCTAGAAATGAAAAAACGAAAGAAAAAGCAGATGCGGTTGCCACAAAAACGGATAAGATCTCTATTTTTGTGATTTGGTCGGATATTCGAGTTTGGATTTTATTCTTGAGTTCATTTTTCATTAATTGCTTGTTATACGGACTTTCAAGTTGGGTACCTAGCTTCCTAACAGGTGAACGTGGCTTAGACTTAAATGGTGCAGCTGTGATCAGCAGTGTCGGTGGTTTGTTCATGTTGGTTGGTTCAATTGGCGGCAGCTATGTTGTAGGGAAATTTTTCCAACATAAAGAAAAAGCAGTTGTTGCGATCATGGCCATTTTAGGAGCAGTTTCTGCATTTGGCTCTTATTATATCGGTAATCTAGTTTTACTATCGATCGTTATGGGTCTAGCGAATTTCTTTTTGATCATCGCATTTGTTACGATGATGAGTATCCCACTGCGGATTTTTGAAGGAGCAAAATTTGCGCCAAGTTATGGAACGCTTGCGACTGGGGGAATTCTTGGCGGTTTTGTTTCGCCCACACTTATCGGGAAATTGGTTGAATTGTCAAATGGCCAGTATATTTCGACCTTTATTTTCTTTTTAGTTGTTGGTTTGTTGACAGCTGTGGCGATCATGTTTATCAAGCAAAAATAA